A DNA window from Zingiber officinale cultivar Zhangliang chromosome 3A, Zo_v1.1, whole genome shotgun sequence contains the following coding sequences:
- the LOC122051904 gene encoding cytochrome P450 711A1-like isoform X1, which yields MDMSLGLGWPEAGKGSLFIVVALLIGSFVYLYAPYWGVRKVPGPPVIPLVGHLPLLAKHGPDVFGVLAKTYGPIFRFHMGRQPIIVVADPELCKEVGIKKFKSISNRSLPSPISGSPLHQKGLFFTKDSRWSAMRNTIISLYQPSHLASLIPTMQSYIACAAQRLSSENENEQQGVDFSSLSLKLATDVIGEAAFGVDFGLTAPADRSSKDAQVSEFIRQHIYSTTSLKMDLSGSFSIILGLILPVLQEPWRQLLKRIPGTADRKMEQTNAKLSKRVGEIVSKRASEKDRGSKDFLSAILNARDRDGGASRSLFTSDYISALTYEHLLAGSATTSFTLSSIVYLVAKHPAVEQKLLQEIDGFGPPTLLPSADDLQHKFPYLDQVIKEAMRFYTVSPLIARETSQDIEIGGYLLPKGAWVWLAPGVLANDPKCFPEPHLFRPERFDPDGDEEKRRHPYAHIPFGIGPRACIGKKFSLQEIKLSVIHLYRHYVFRHSPLMESPLEFQYGIVLNFKHGIKLNVVSRSLA from the exons ATGGACATGAGCCTCGGACTTGGATGGCCGGAGGCCGGAAAAGGTTCCCTCTTCATTGTGGTGGCCTTACTGATCGGCTCCTTCGTGTACCTCTACGCACCGTATTGGGGAGTGAGGAAAGTGCCGGGGCCGCCGGTGATCCCGCTCGTCGGCCACCTCCCCTTGCTTGCAAAGCACGGACCAGATGTGTTTGGTGTTCTCGCCAAGACTTATGGCCCAATCTTTAG GTTTCATATGGGGAGACAACCTATAATAGTCGTTGCTGATCCAGAACTTTGCAAAGAGGTTGGAATTAAAAAGTTCAAAAGCATCTCCAACAGAAGCTTGCCCTCTCCAATCTCAGGATCACCTCTACACCAAAAGGGTCTATTTTTTACCAA GGATTCAAGGTGGTCTGCAATGAGAAACACTATAATCTCCCTGTACCAACCCAGTCACTTAGCCAGCTTGATCCCCACCATGCAATCTTACATTGCCTGTGCAGCACAACGGCTCtcttcagaaaatgaaaatgaacaaCAAGGCGTCGACTTTTCCAGTCTGTCCCTCAAACTTGCTACTGACGTGATCGGGGAAGCTGCCTTTGGTGTCGACTTTGGCCTCACAGCGCCGGCTGACCGGAGCAGCAAAGATGCTCAAGTCTCCGAGTTCATCAGACAGCACATTTACTCCACCACCTCCCTCAAGATGGATCTCTCAGGCTCCTTCTCCATCATCCTCGGACTCATTTTGCCAGTGCTCCAAGAGCCATGGAGGCAACTCCTGAAGAGGATTCCGGGGACGGCGGACCGGAAGATGGAGCAGACCAACGCGAAGCTGAGCAAGAGAGTTGGGGAGATAGTGTCCAAACGGGCCTCTGAGAAGGACAGGGGCTCCAAGGACTTCTTGTCAGCCATATTGAATGCCAGGGATAGAGATGGAGGAGCATCAAGGAGCCTCTTCACGTCTGATTACATCAGTGCTCTCACGTACGAGCACCTCCTTGCTGGCTCAGCCACCACTTCCTTCACCTTGTCTTCCATCGTTTACCTGGTCGCCAAGCATCCGGCAGTGGAGCAAAAGCTACTCCAGGAAATCGATGGCTTCGGGCCTCCAACTCTGCTTCCAAGTGCTGATGATCTTCAGCACAAGTTTCCCTACCTTGATCAG GTGATTAAAGAGGCCATGAGATTTTACACAGTGTCACCACTTATAGCAAGAGAAACGTCTCAGGATATCGAAATTGGAGGCTACCTCCTCCCAAAG GGTGCATGGGTTTGGTTGGCACCTGGAGTGCTGGCCAATGATCCAAAGTGCTTCCCTGAGCCCCACTTGTTTCGGCCGGAGAGATTCGACCCCGACGGCGATGAAGAAAAACGAAGGCATCCGTATGCGCACATTCCGTTCGGAATTGGACCGAGGGCGTGCATTGGGAAGAAGTTTTCACTTCAAGAGATCAAATTGAGTGTCATACACCTTTACCGCCATTATGTTTTTAGACACTCCCCTCTGATGGAATCCCCCTTGGAGTTTCAATACGGCATTGTGCTCAATTTCAAGCATGGCATCAAGCTAAATGTCGTATCCAGATCTTTAGCTTAG
- the LOC122051904 gene encoding cytochrome P450 711A1-like isoform X2: MDMSLGLGWPEAGKGSLFIVVALLIGSFVYLYAPYWGVRKVPGPPVIPLVGHLPLLAKHGPDVFGVLAKTYGPIFRDSRWSAMRNTIISLYQPSHLASLIPTMQSYIACAAQRLSSENENEQQGVDFSSLSLKLATDVIGEAAFGVDFGLTAPADRSSKDAQVSEFIRQHIYSTTSLKMDLSGSFSIILGLILPVLQEPWRQLLKRIPGTADRKMEQTNAKLSKRVGEIVSKRASEKDRGSKDFLSAILNARDRDGGASRSLFTSDYISALTYEHLLAGSATTSFTLSSIVYLVAKHPAVEQKLLQEIDGFGPPTLLPSADDLQHKFPYLDQVIKEAMRFYTVSPLIARETSQDIEIGGYLLPKGAWVWLAPGVLANDPKCFPEPHLFRPERFDPDGDEEKRRHPYAHIPFGIGPRACIGKKFSLQEIKLSVIHLYRHYVFRHSPLMESPLEFQYGIVLNFKHGIKLNVVSRSLA, encoded by the exons ATGGACATGAGCCTCGGACTTGGATGGCCGGAGGCCGGAAAAGGTTCCCTCTTCATTGTGGTGGCCTTACTGATCGGCTCCTTCGTGTACCTCTACGCACCGTATTGGGGAGTGAGGAAAGTGCCGGGGCCGCCGGTGATCCCGCTCGTCGGCCACCTCCCCTTGCTTGCAAAGCACGGACCAGATGTGTTTGGTGTTCTCGCCAAGACTTATGGCCCAATCTTTAG GGATTCAAGGTGGTCTGCAATGAGAAACACTATAATCTCCCTGTACCAACCCAGTCACTTAGCCAGCTTGATCCCCACCATGCAATCTTACATTGCCTGTGCAGCACAACGGCTCtcttcagaaaatgaaaatgaacaaCAAGGCGTCGACTTTTCCAGTCTGTCCCTCAAACTTGCTACTGACGTGATCGGGGAAGCTGCCTTTGGTGTCGACTTTGGCCTCACAGCGCCGGCTGACCGGAGCAGCAAAGATGCTCAAGTCTCCGAGTTCATCAGACAGCACATTTACTCCACCACCTCCCTCAAGATGGATCTCTCAGGCTCCTTCTCCATCATCCTCGGACTCATTTTGCCAGTGCTCCAAGAGCCATGGAGGCAACTCCTGAAGAGGATTCCGGGGACGGCGGACCGGAAGATGGAGCAGACCAACGCGAAGCTGAGCAAGAGAGTTGGGGAGATAGTGTCCAAACGGGCCTCTGAGAAGGACAGGGGCTCCAAGGACTTCTTGTCAGCCATATTGAATGCCAGGGATAGAGATGGAGGAGCATCAAGGAGCCTCTTCACGTCTGATTACATCAGTGCTCTCACGTACGAGCACCTCCTTGCTGGCTCAGCCACCACTTCCTTCACCTTGTCTTCCATCGTTTACCTGGTCGCCAAGCATCCGGCAGTGGAGCAAAAGCTACTCCAGGAAATCGATGGCTTCGGGCCTCCAACTCTGCTTCCAAGTGCTGATGATCTTCAGCACAAGTTTCCCTACCTTGATCAG GTGATTAAAGAGGCCATGAGATTTTACACAGTGTCACCACTTATAGCAAGAGAAACGTCTCAGGATATCGAAATTGGAGGCTACCTCCTCCCAAAG GGTGCATGGGTTTGGTTGGCACCTGGAGTGCTGGCCAATGATCCAAAGTGCTTCCCTGAGCCCCACTTGTTTCGGCCGGAGAGATTCGACCCCGACGGCGATGAAGAAAAACGAAGGCATCCGTATGCGCACATTCCGTTCGGAATTGGACCGAGGGCGTGCATTGGGAAGAAGTTTTCACTTCAAGAGATCAAATTGAGTGTCATACACCTTTACCGCCATTATGTTTTTAGACACTCCCCTCTGATGGAATCCCCCTTGGAGTTTCAATACGGCATTGTGCTCAATTTCAAGCATGGCATCAAGCTAAATGTCGTATCCAGATCTTTAGCTTAG